Proteins encoded by one window of Glycine soja cultivar W05 chromosome 15, ASM419377v2, whole genome shotgun sequence:
- the LOC114387477 gene encoding uncharacterized protein LOC114387477: MASWKKTIATPFKKACTFFNQQPPRDHKNKSQTAEQENRIMDLHGEVMACGYEDVQVMWSILDKSKSTACNITSS; encoded by the exons ATGGCCTCATGGAAGAAGACCATCGCCACCCCATTCAAAAAAGCTTGCACTTTCTTTAACCAGCAACCCCCAAGGGACCATAAGAATAAGTCTCAAACAG CAGAGCAAGAGAACCGGATTATGGATCTGCACGGTGAAGTCATGGCATGTGGCTATGAAGATGTTCAAGTTATGTGGTCAATCCTTGATAAGTCAAAATCCACAGCCTGCAATATAACTTCTTCATGA
- the LOC114386682 gene encoding uncharacterized protein LOC114386682 produces the protein MSVREEAMGNKRSFSDHPFFGVLKACFSGGSRCDYEYLEGGSGSSGRRMFASDEDRKHWVAEPGIDRKASDFITKYYAKRVTDSQHQFAS, from the coding sequence ATGAGTGTCAGAGAAGAGGCAATGGGAAACAAGAGGTCCTTTTCTGATCACCCCTTTTTCGGGGTATTGAAGGCGTGTTTCTCAGGTGGAAGCAGGTGTGATTATGAGTATTTGGAAGGTGGTAGTGGCAGTAGTGGGAGAAGGATGTTTGCAAGTGATGAAGACAGAAAACATTGGGTTGCTGAGCCTGGCATTGACAGAAAAGCCTCTGATTTCATTACTAAATACTACGCCAAGAGAGTCACTGACTCTCAGCACCAATTTGCATCTTGA